The Rhinoderma darwinii isolate aRhiDar2 chromosome 8, aRhiDar2.hap1, whole genome shotgun sequence genome has a window encoding:
- the ZBTB6 gene encoding zinc finger and BTB domain-containing protein 6 yields the protein MSESDVLHFRFEQQGDVVLQKMNILREQNLFCDVSVYINDAEFHGHKVVFAACSTFMRDQFLLNQSRQLRITILQNAEVGQKLLLSCYTGVLEVRKKELLKYLTAASYLQMVHIVERCTEALSRFLQSETCDDNDETLKPGKSPSRRTETDAVKGPDKDCEIIELSEDGQLNLDYQVKQEGDHDAQLHGLESEKNDLSSVEMDYKDHDICVFRMGSMSDNENNVESEQFSQPRTSSKSNLYFSDTQHSMINSTVENRMSDLTPSQFQNFQEGGNPSSGIIPGLQSPAEGVCSWRHQCPKCPRGFLHLENYLRHLKMHKLFLCLQCGKTFTQKKNLNRHIRGHMGIRPFQCSVCLKTFTAKTTLQDHLNIHSGDRPYKCHCCDMDFKHKSALKKHLSSVHGKGGGDKPGLDSITKITIDYD from the coding sequence ATGTCTGAGTCCGACGTCCTTCATTTCCGGTTTGAGCAGCAAGGAGATGTGGTCCTACAGAAGATGAACATTCTCCGAGAGCAAAATCTATTTTGTGATGTCTCCGTATATATTAACGATGCCGAGTTCCACGGACATAAGGTGGTGTTTGCCGCTTGCTCTACGTTTATGAGAGATCAGTTTTTGCTGAATCAGTCTAGACAGCTTCGTATTACCATATTGCAAAACGCAGAAGTGGGACAAAAATTACTCCTTTCCTGTTACACCGGAGTCCTAGAGGTAAGAAAAAAAGAGCTGCTAAAATATCTAACGGCAGCCAGTTACTTGCAAATGGTTCACATTGTTGAAAGGTGTACGGAAGCTCTATCACGTTTCCTACAAAGTGAGACCTGTGATGACAATGACGAAACGCTGAAACCCGGTAAGAGTCCTTCTCGCCGTACTGAGACGGACGCCGTGAAAGGTCCAGATAAGGACTGTGAGATCATTGAACTGTCAGAAGACGGCCAGCTAAACTTGGATTACCAGGTTAAGCAGGAAGGAGATCATGACGCGCAACTGCATggcctagaatctgaaaagaatgATCTGTCCTCTGTGGAAATGGACTATAAAGACcatgatatctgcgtttttaggaTGGGTTCCATGTCCGATAATGAGAACAATGTTGAAAGTGAGCAGTTTTCTCAGCCTCGCACGTCCTCTAAATCCAATCTGTACTTTTCGGACACTCAGCATTCTATGATCAACTCCACTGTAGAAAACCGCATGAGTGATTTGACCCCCAGTCAATTCCAGAACTTTCAGGAAGGAGGGAATCCATCTTCTGGTATCATTCCTGGTCTTCAAAGTCCTGCAGAGGGAGTCTGTTCTTGGAGGCATCAGTGCCCCAAGTGCCCTCGCGGGTTTCTACATTTGGAGAATTATCTGCGCCACTTAAAGATGCATAAACTGTTCTTGTGTTTGCAGTGTGGAAAAACATTCACCCAGAAGAAGAACTTGAACAGACATATCCGTGGACACATGGGTATCAGGCCGTTCCAATGCTCTGTATGTCTGAAAACTTTTACTGCTAAGACCACCTTGCAAGACCACCTCAATATCCATAGTGGGGACCGTCCCTACAAGTGTCATTGTTGTGACATGGATTTTAAGCACAAGTCAGCCCTGAAAAAACATCTCAGCTCTGTTCATGGAAAAGGTGGAGGAGATAAGCCGGGCCTGGATTCTATTACAAAAATCACTATAGATTATGATTAG